A single region of the Leptolyngbya subtilissima AS-A7 genome encodes:
- a CDS encoding ArsR/SmtB family transcription factor, whose protein sequence is MRPINHPNCQDIALEGVLYALGDPVRLEIVQRLASNDELCCSDLDLGVAKSTLSHHFKILREAGVLHCRKQGTQHMNSLRRDDLEAAFPGLLDSILKAARKS, encoded by the coding sequence ATGCGACCCATTAACCATCCCAACTGCCAAGACATCGCCCTCGAAGGGGTTTTGTACGCCCTCGGCGACCCCGTGCGACTCGAAATTGTGCAGCGCCTTGCCAGCAATGACGAGCTCTGCTGCTCTGATTTAGATTTGGGAGTGGCAAAGTCAACCCTCTCCCACCACTTCAAGATTTTGCGCGAGGCCGGGGTGCTGCACTGCCGCAAACAGGGCACTCAGCACATGAATTCTCTGCGCCGCGACGATTTAGAAGCAGCGTTCCCAGGCCTGCTGGACAGCATATTGAAAGCGGCTCGCAAAAGTTAA
- a CDS encoding AI-2E family transporter has translation MVSLSQLPKWAIAGLAFPIICLNGWLLYKLGGVLHPIPSIVITASLIAFLLDYPIDWLEKRGLARGLAVALVVLLAVLLTTILVVFLGPQVWQQLNEFALRLPGWIDQGKTQLLLLEDRAIFQTLPVNLDQLTEQAANQLTNTLQATTTQAISVTLSTLDSALNLLITAVLALLLVINGDSLWEGLLSWLPAPWRSQIRNALRPSFQGYFSGQATLALILAVAQSTALILLNVPFGLLFGLVIGLVSVIPFGGTVAVVGISTLLAFQNVWLALKVLGVAFLLGQVNDNLVAPRLMGGITGLNPAVIIVALLIGSKFAGFLGLLLAVPTASFIKKIVDAVRDPRCEPEIEPLQSGVLESKPL, from the coding sequence ATGGTCTCTTTGTCTCAGCTGCCCAAATGGGCGATCGCCGGCCTAGCCTTCCCCATAATCTGTCTCAATGGCTGGCTGCTCTACAAACTGGGGGGAGTGTTGCACCCCATTCCCAGCATCGTCATCACCGCTAGCCTGATAGCCTTTCTACTCGACTACCCCATCGACTGGCTCGAAAAGCGAGGGCTGGCCCGAGGGTTGGCGGTGGCTCTGGTAGTGCTACTGGCCGTTCTGCTCACCACCATTCTGGTCGTCTTTTTGGGGCCGCAGGTGTGGCAGCAGCTCAACGAGTTTGCCCTACGGTTACCAGGCTGGATTGATCAAGGTAAAACTCAGCTGCTGCTGTTAGAAGACCGGGCGATTTTTCAAACTCTACCTGTCAACCTTGACCAGCTGACGGAGCAAGCTGCCAATCAGCTCACCAACACGCTGCAAGCGACCACCACCCAAGCCATTAGCGTCACCCTCAGCACCCTCGACAGTGCCCTAAACTTGCTGATCACTGCTGTCTTGGCCCTGCTGCTGGTGATCAACGGCGACTCGCTTTGGGAAGGTCTGCTCAGCTGGTTGCCTGCTCCTTGGCGATCGCAAATTCGCAATGCGCTACGGCCCAGCTTTCAGGGCTATTTTTCAGGGCAGGCTACCCTGGCGCTGATTTTGGCTGTGGCCCAGTCAACGGCCCTCATTCTGCTCAATGTGCCCTTTGGTCTGCTGTTTGGCCTAGTGATTGGCCTGGTCAGCGTCATTCCCTTTGGTGGCACGGTAGCGGTCGTGGGAATCAGCACGCTGCTAGCCTTTCAAAATGTATGGCTGGCCCTAAAAGTGCTGGGGGTAGCGTTTTTGCTGGGGCAAGTTAACGACAACTTGGTGGCCCCGCGCCTAATGGGCGGCATTACCGGGCTCAACCCAGCGGTGATTATCGTGGCACTATTAATCGGGTCAAAATTTGCCGGATTTTTAGGGCTGCTGCTGGCCGTACCCACCGCCAGCTTCATCAAAAAGATTGTTGATGCGGTGCGCGATCCGAGATGCGAGCCAGAGATAGAACCCCTTCAAAGCGGTGTTCTGGAATCTAAGCCACTTTAG
- a CDS encoding phosphomannomutase/phosphoglucomutase, which translates to MPPSTTSINWATLQNGSDIRGVALEGVAGQAVNLTPEVATTLGKAFATWLSAELSIPVAELAIAVGRDSRLSGPILMQAVIDGMASLGCRVLDVAMASTPAMFMATVLPEFSCHGAIMMTASHLPFNRNGLKFFTRQGGLGKKDISRILELAEQGNFPIATALGSVESRDLIGAYAAGLVQQIRQSVNHPDNFDQPLQGLKIIVDAGNGAGGFFASQVLEPLGADTTGSQFLDPDGTFPNHVPNPEDAAAIASICQAVVTQGADFGLIFDTDVDRGAAVDADGRELNRNRLIALISAIVLQEHPGTTIVTDSTTSDGLTQFIEGDLGGIHHRFKRGYKNVINEAIRLNAIGQPSWLAIEASGHGAMKENYFLDDGAYLVSKLLVELAKARLTGRRLTDLIATLQDPHDSQEYRLTILAPNAQAYGAEVMNQLQAFVAAQADWAVVPNTYEGVRVACQLPAEHGWFMVRMSLHDPVMVLNIESNVPEGVAKIAQRLQAFFSSLAELDISALER; encoded by the coding sequence ATGCCCCCATCCACCACATCCATCAACTGGGCCACACTGCAAAACGGCTCCGATATTCGCGGCGTGGCCCTGGAGGGGGTTGCGGGTCAGGCAGTTAACCTCACCCCTGAGGTAGCCACCACCTTGGGCAAAGCCTTTGCCACTTGGCTTTCTGCCGAGTTGAGCATTCCAGTGGCAGAATTAGCGATCGCCGTAGGTCGCGACAGCCGCCTCTCTGGCCCCATCCTAATGCAGGCGGTGATCGACGGCATGGCTTCCCTGGGCTGTCGGGTACTGGATGTGGCTATGGCCTCGACTCCGGCCATGTTTATGGCCACCGTGCTGCCCGAGTTTAGCTGCCACGGCGCGATTATGATGACCGCCAGCCATCTGCCCTTCAACCGCAACGGCCTCAAGTTTTTCACCCGCCAGGGCGGCCTCGGCAAAAAGGATATCTCGCGCATTTTAGAGTTGGCTGAGCAGGGCAATTTCCCGATTGCGACAGCTCTTGGCTCGGTAGAAAGCCGCGACTTAATCGGTGCCTATGCAGCGGGCTTGGTGCAGCAGATTCGCCAATCGGTGAACCATCCCGACAACTTTGACCAACCGCTGCAAGGGCTCAAAATCATTGTCGATGCAGGCAATGGGGCGGGCGGCTTTTTCGCCAGCCAGGTGCTCGAACCTTTGGGCGCTGACACCACCGGTAGCCAATTCCTTGACCCTGATGGCACCTTTCCCAACCACGTGCCCAACCCCGAGGATGCAGCGGCGATCGCCTCGATTTGCCAAGCGGTAGTCACTCAGGGGGCCGACTTTGGCCTGATCTTTGACACCGATGTCGATCGCGGTGCAGCGGTCGACGCCGACGGCCGTGAACTCAACCGCAACCGCCTGATCGCGCTAATTTCTGCGATCGTGCTGCAAGAGCACCCCGGCACCACCATCGTCACCGACTCCACCACCTCCGACGGGCTCACCCAGTTCATCGAAGGCGATCTGGGGGGCATTCACCATCGCTTTAAGCGAGGCTACAAGAATGTGATCAATGAGGCCATCCGGCTCAATGCGATCGGTCAACCCAGCTGGCTCGCCATTGAGGCCTCGGGCCACGGAGCAATGAAAGAGAACTACTTCTTAGATGATGGGGCCTACCTTGTCAGCAAGCTGCTCGTCGAACTGGCCAAAGCTCGCCTCACCGGCAGACGCCTCACCGACCTGATCGCCACCCTACAAGACCCCCACGACAGCCAAGAGTATCGGCTCACAATTCTGGCCCCCAACGCCCAAGCCTACGGCGCGGAGGTGATGAACCAGCTGCAAGCGTTTGTCGCTGCCCAGGCCGATTGGGCAGTGGTGCCCAACACCTACGAGGGAGTGCGGGTCGCTTGCCAATTGCCCGCCGAGCATGGTTGGTTCATGGTACGCATGTCGCTCCACGACCCGGTGATGGTGCTGAATATTGAGTCGAATGTGCCAGAAGGAGTGGCTAAAATAGCGCAGCGCCTTCAGGCGTTTTTCTCTTCCCTGGCTGAGCTAGATATTTCGGCATTAGAACGGTAA
- a CDS encoding Uma2 family endonuclease gives MVAYSQPWTTRDLAAMPDDGGWKRYEIIDGELYVTRAPHIRHQGAAGKLHVRLENWSEQTGLGSAFQAPGVVFTPTDAVIPDVVWISQARLADGVDDAGHLIVAPELMVEVLSPGDLNEQRDREVKLKLYSRYGVQEYWIVNWQLKTVEIYRRAEAQLQLVGTLLVNDSLSSPLLPGFSTPMAEIFR, from the coding sequence ATGGTCGCTTACTCCCAACCTTGGACTACCCGCGATCTAGCCGCCATGCCCGACGACGGCGGCTGGAAGCGCTACGAAATCATCGACGGAGAACTCTACGTGACCCGTGCTCCCCACATTCGCCACCAAGGTGCCGCCGGAAAGCTGCATGTGCGTTTAGAAAACTGGTCTGAGCAGACAGGGTTAGGCTCCGCATTTCAAGCCCCAGGGGTCGTTTTTACCCCTACAGACGCTGTGATTCCCGACGTGGTGTGGATTAGCCAGGCGCGCTTAGCTGATGGTGTAGACGATGCAGGGCACCTCATCGTAGCTCCAGAGCTGATGGTGGAGGTGCTGTCTCCTGGCGACCTCAACGAGCAGCGCGATCGAGAAGTTAAGCTCAAACTCTATTCTCGCTACGGGGTGCAGGAATATTGGATTGTCAACTGGCAGCTCAAAACCGTGGAAATTTATCGCCGCGCTGAAGCCCAGCTCCAGTTGGTCGGTACGCTCTTAGTTAACGACTCTCTCTCGTCTCCGCTGCTTCCAGGATTCAGTACTCCCATGGCTGAAATCTTCCGCTAA
- a CDS encoding PAS domain S-box protein, whose protein sequence is MEDHAPVTIWVTDSTGCCTYLNRGWYDFTGQTEQTGLGLGWLDVVHPDDSESAKHVFLQANERHAAFRLEYRLRRKDGEYCWAIDAANPWFGEDGEFKGYIGSVIDISDRVRVEEERKQAEDALRLSEERYRALFENMNQGFCLAEVLFDVDNQPIDYRFLEINSVFEKHSGLKDARGKTARELHPELEQYWIDLYGRVALTGEPVRYENYSEALGRWFGVSAFRIEQPESRKVAILFEDVSQRKQTEAALQASEERYRSLIEATAQIIWNELGDRGEFKTPQPAWSAFTGQTFDELKGWGWLDAVHPDDRTATTQAWLIALENRALYEFEHRLRRHDGVYRHMTVRAVPVFEENGAIREWVGVHSDTTERKQAEAALRRSEDRLRMAIESAQLGTWDWNLITNKLTWDAGCKAMFGLPTEAESSVEVFFEGLHPVDRQRLEQVVQWSFNPASGGSYDTEYRTIGIQDGIERWIAAKGQTYFEVDGKPLRFIGTVMDITARKQAEEARRESENRFRTLTSHAPVGIFMTDPDGNCLYVNERWCEMAGMSLEAAQGTGWVSALHPDDRERVADVWYQASRDGQVFAAEYRFQTSQGKVTWIQGTATALQRETGEVSGYLGTLTDITDRKRAEAAREQLFHQEQAAREAAERANRIKDEFLAVLFHELRSPLNPILGWAKLLQIRKLDDAKTVEALATIERNAKLQTELIDDLLDIAKILRGKLSLNVDSVNLSFVVKSAIETVSSNAAAKSISLHSTLPNIGQVLGDGARLQQVVWNLLSNAVKFTPKGGQVDIYMERVGHQAEIIVKDTGKGINLEFLPHIFETFRQEDASITRQYGGLGLGLAIVRQLVEAHNGTITAASPGDGFGATFTVRLPLLNVTPAIQQVDGGPQQELNLTGIRVLAVDDEPDARELLTVLLTEYGAEVLAVASASEVLVNLESFQPDVLVSDIAMPDVDGYALIQQVRALPAAKGGQIPAICLTAYAREEDCQRSIKSGFANHVAKPLEPERLVRTLMTVAGTKPNHAVTQNHSIDS, encoded by the coding sequence ATGGAAGACCATGCGCCAGTGACGATTTGGGTGACAGACTCCACGGGCTGCTGCACCTATCTCAACCGGGGTTGGTATGACTTCACCGGGCAAACGGAGCAAACCGGTTTGGGGCTGGGCTGGCTCGATGTCGTGCATCCCGACGACAGCGAATCTGCCAAACACGTTTTCTTGCAGGCCAACGAACGTCACGCAGCTTTTCGGTTGGAGTATCGCCTGCGGCGCAAAGATGGAGAATATTGCTGGGCGATCGATGCAGCAAATCCCTGGTTTGGCGAGGACGGGGAGTTTAAGGGCTATATCGGCTCTGTGATTGACATTAGCGATCGCGTGCGCGTTGAAGAAGAGCGCAAACAGGCCGAGGACGCATTGCGGCTCTCGGAGGAGCGCTATCGCGCCCTGTTTGAGAACATGAATCAAGGCTTCTGCCTGGCTGAAGTGCTGTTTGACGTAGACAATCAGCCGATCGATTACCGGTTCTTAGAAATTAACTCAGTCTTTGAAAAGCACTCGGGTTTGAAAGACGCCAGGGGCAAAACAGCCCGCGAGCTGCACCCAGAACTGGAACAGTACTGGATCGACCTTTATGGCAGGGTCGCCCTAACAGGTGAACCGGTCCGTTATGAAAACTATTCGGAAGCGTTAGGTCGGTGGTTTGGTGTGTCTGCCTTCCGCATTGAGCAACCCGAAAGCCGCAAAGTTGCCATTTTGTTTGAGGATGTCAGTCAGCGGAAACAAACAGAAGCCGCCTTGCAAGCCAGTGAGGAGCGTTACCGATCGCTGATCGAAGCTACCGCTCAAATCATTTGGAATGAGCTAGGCGATCGGGGCGAGTTTAAGACCCCGCAGCCTGCCTGGAGCGCCTTCACCGGACAAACTTTTGACGAATTGAAAGGCTGGGGCTGGCTCGATGCAGTGCATCCCGACGATCGCACGGCCACCACTCAAGCCTGGTTAATTGCCTTAGAGAACCGGGCCCTGTATGAATTTGAGCATCGCTTGCGGCGGCACGATGGCGTGTATCGTCATATGACTGTGCGAGCCGTGCCCGTGTTTGAGGAGAATGGCGCGATTCGAGAATGGGTCGGTGTCCATAGCGATACGACCGAGCGCAAGCAGGCCGAAGCCGCTCTGCGCCGGAGTGAAGACCGCCTCCGCATGGCAATCGAGTCTGCTCAGCTAGGCACCTGGGACTGGAATTTGATCACCAACAAACTCACCTGGGATGCGGGTTGCAAAGCGATGTTTGGGTTGCCAACCGAGGCAGAGAGCAGCGTAGAGGTCTTTTTTGAGGGACTGCATCCTGTTGATCGTCAACGCTTAGAACAGGTCGTGCAGTGGTCCTTCAACCCAGCCAGCGGCGGCAGCTATGACACAGAATATCGAACGATTGGCATTCAAGATGGTATTGAGCGCTGGATTGCCGCCAAAGGGCAAACCTATTTTGAGGTGGACGGGAAGCCGCTGCGGTTCATTGGCACGGTGATGGATATCACCGCTCGCAAACAGGCGGAAGAAGCGCGACGCGAGAGTGAAAACCGGTTCCGCACCCTCACCAGTCACGCCCCTGTCGGCATCTTTATGACCGATCCAGACGGCAACTGCCTCTATGTCAACGAACGCTGGTGTGAGATGGCAGGCATGTCACTCGAGGCAGCTCAAGGCACAGGATGGGTGTCTGCCCTCCACCCTGACGATCGCGAGCGGGTTGCTGATGTTTGGTATCAAGCTAGTCGAGATGGACAAGTTTTCGCGGCTGAATACCGCTTTCAAACGTCGCAAGGCAAAGTGACCTGGATTCAAGGAACTGCGACCGCCCTACAGCGCGAAACAGGTGAGGTGTCGGGCTACCTGGGTACGTTGACCGATATTACAGATCGCAAGCGAGCCGAAGCCGCCCGCGAACAGCTCTTTCACCAAGAGCAGGCCGCGCGGGAAGCAGCTGAACGCGCCAACCGGATCAAAGATGAGTTTCTGGCCGTGCTTTTCCACGAGCTGCGATCGCCGCTAAATCCCATCCTGGGTTGGGCCAAGCTATTGCAAATACGGAAGCTTGATGACGCCAAAACGGTTGAAGCGCTGGCTACGATCGAACGCAATGCGAAGTTGCAGACAGAGTTGATTGACGATCTGCTGGATATTGCCAAAATCCTGCGCGGCAAACTCAGCTTAAATGTTGATTCTGTCAATTTATCTTTTGTAGTTAAATCGGCGATCGAAACAGTTAGCTCAAACGCTGCCGCTAAATCAATTTCGCTACATTCCACGTTGCCCAACATTGGGCAAGTGTTGGGTGATGGTGCTCGCTTGCAGCAAGTTGTCTGGAACCTGTTGTCCAACGCTGTCAAATTTACTCCCAAGGGTGGCCAGGTTGACATTTACATGGAAAGGGTTGGCCATCAAGCAGAAATCATTGTAAAAGACACCGGCAAAGGGATTAACCTAGAGTTTCTTCCCCATATCTTTGAGACCTTCCGGCAAGAGGACGCCTCGATCACGCGCCAATATGGCGGGTTAGGTCTAGGTTTGGCTATAGTTCGTCAGTTGGTCGAGGCTCACAATGGCACAATCACGGCCGCCAGCCCCGGTGACGGGTTTGGAGCTACCTTTACCGTTAGATTGCCTCTCCTGAACGTCACCCCGGCAATTCAACAGGTAGATGGAGGGCCACAACAGGAACTTAATCTCACAGGGATTCGAGTGCTGGCCGTCGATGATGAACCCGATGCCCGTGAGCTATTAACGGTATTACTGACTGAATATGGAGCAGAAGTTCTAGCGGTGGCCTCCGCATCAGAAGTGCTAGTTAATTTAGAGTCGTTTCAACCGGATGTGTTAGTCAGTGATATTGCGATGCCTGACGTAGATGGTTATGCTCTGATCCAGCAGGTGCGAGCTTTACCGGCTGCAAAAGGGGGACAGATTCCCGCGATCTGCCTCACTGCCTATGCCAGAGAGGAAGATTGCCAGCGCTCCATCAAGAGTGGTTTTGCCAACCATGTCGCCAAACCGCTGGAGCCAGAACGCTTAGTTCGAACTTTGATGACCGTAGCAGGCACTAAGCCAAACCATGCTGTCACCCAAAATCATTCAATAGACTCCTAA
- a CDS encoding PAS domain-containing protein, with protein sequence MSEPYQPSAWMLSSQPVDGILLGLHQPQSSSVTVLQLLQEQMGDRCPPIVVVDRDDAELAVRAFKHGAADYLVQDRMTPEDLRLAMRDAIENAELRRELQRSQEQFQTSVENMLDCFGIFSALRDESGQIADFRIDYLNQAACENNRMTKEMQLGRGLCEILPAHRESGLFGEYCQVVETAEPLIKDALVYEDSYGDGDKQHLVRAFDIRAAKLKDGFVASWRDVTEHRRLELQLGQTIANFQQQETAIQQLNQDLTNRVAELHSLLDILPVGIAIATDPTCAQMHNNAYLRQLLGVSPDSNISKSAPAAEQPAYRVLQNGQEIPAADLPMQMAARLGVEVRDAEFDILLSNGKVHQLLSYATPLRDEQNQIRGVVGAFLDITERSRDATALKASQQRYQELAEAMPQMIWTADAAGVVNYRNQRWYEYTGLSEAESMGIPTAHIVHPSDRDRALTQWQEAIANEEPFETECRFRRWDGEYQWFICRANPTRDSQNQITSWIGTLTNIDDIKCSKALLQRQLAEIEAIYQSAPIGLNVLDTDFRFVRINQRLADINGLPAEAHIGHTVRELFPDLGDTIEPLLRPILRTGEPLLNVKIQGETPAQPGVQRTWLEHFLPLKVNGEVVGISTVCEEITERIEAEAVLRQSEERLSESASSHGRPCASDDLGDRLHGLLHLSQPGLV encoded by the coding sequence GCAGGAGCAAATGGGCGATCGCTGCCCCCCTATCGTCGTAGTAGACCGCGACGATGCTGAGCTAGCCGTGCGGGCATTCAAGCACGGGGCTGCCGACTATTTGGTGCAAGACCGCATGACGCCCGAGGACCTGCGCCTGGCCATGCGAGATGCGATCGAAAACGCTGAACTACGCCGGGAACTACAGCGCAGCCAGGAGCAGTTTCAGACCTCGGTTGAAAACATGCTGGACTGCTTCGGCATCTTTTCAGCCCTGCGAGACGAGTCGGGGCAGATTGCAGACTTTCGCATCGACTATCTCAACCAAGCCGCCTGTGAAAACAACCGGATGACCAAAGAGATGCAGCTTGGTCGAGGGTTATGCGAGATACTGCCCGCCCATCGCGAATCGGGGTTGTTTGGGGAGTATTGCCAGGTCGTCGAGACGGCTGAACCGTTGATTAAAGACGCCCTCGTCTACGAGGATAGTTATGGCGATGGCGATAAACAGCATTTAGTGCGGGCGTTTGACATTCGCGCCGCCAAATTGAAGGATGGCTTTGTTGCCTCCTGGCGAGATGTGACGGAGCACAGGCGGCTAGAGCTGCAGTTGGGCCAGACCATCGCCAATTTTCAGCAACAAGAGACAGCGATTCAACAGCTCAACCAAGATTTGACCAATCGGGTTGCTGAACTACACAGCCTGTTAGACATCCTTCCGGTGGGGATTGCGATCGCCACAGACCCCACCTGTGCCCAGATGCACAACAACGCCTACCTGCGGCAGCTGCTCGGCGTTAGCCCTGACAGCAATATCTCCAAGAGCGCCCCCGCCGCCGAGCAACCTGCCTATCGGGTGCTTCAAAACGGTCAGGAAATCCCTGCGGCTGATTTGCCGATGCAGATGGCTGCCCGACTCGGGGTAGAGGTGCGAGACGCAGAGTTTGACATTCTGCTGTCGAATGGCAAGGTACACCAGCTACTTTCCTATGCCACCCCCCTGCGAGATGAGCAGAACCAAATTAGAGGGGTTGTCGGAGCCTTTTTAGACATCACCGAGCGCAGCCGCGATGCCACGGCGCTCAAAGCCAGCCAGCAGCGCTATCAAGAGCTAGCGGAAGCTATGCCGCAAATGATCTGGACTGCTGATGCAGCCGGAGTGGTCAACTATCGGAATCAGCGCTGGTACGAATACACCGGGTTGAGTGAAGCGGAGTCGATGGGCATCCCGACGGCCCATATCGTTCACCCCAGCGATCGCGATCGCGCCTTGACACAGTGGCAAGAGGCGATCGCCAATGAAGAGCCCTTTGAGACTGAGTGCCGCTTTCGCCGTTGGGATGGGGAGTATCAGTGGTTTATCTGTCGGGCCAACCCAACCCGTGATAGTCAAAACCAAATCACCAGCTGGATTGGCACCCTGACAAACATTGATGACATCAAGTGCAGCAAGGCACTGTTGCAGCGACAGCTGGCAGAAATCGAAGCGATTTATCAGTCTGCCCCCATTGGCCTGAATGTTCTAGATACAGACTTCCGCTTTGTGCGGATTAACCAACGGCTAGCAGACATCAACGGACTACCCGCCGAAGCCCATATTGGGCACACGGTGCGAGAACTGTTCCCCGATCTGGGAGACACGATCGAGCCACTGCTACGCCCGATTTTGAGAACGGGAGAACCGCTGCTCAATGTCAAAATTCAGGGTGAAACTCCGGCGCAACCTGGCGTACAGCGCACCTGGCTAGAACATTTTCTGCCCCTAAAGGTGAACGGAGAAGTCGTTGGCATCAGCACCGTTTGCGAAGAAATTACGGAACGAATTGAGGCAGAAGCAGTCCTGCGTCAAAGTGAAGAACGCTTATCGGAATCAGCTTCGTCACATGGAAGACCATGCGCCAGTGACGATTTGGGTGACAGACTCCACGGGCTGCTGCACCTATCTCAACCGGGGTTGGTATGA